The genomic segment GCGCCATTCTTCAAGGGAGAGCCGTGTGGCCATCGATATTCACTGGATTCGCGACAACGATAGCCTCGGTCAGTTTTGCGCCGAGTGGCAGCAGCTGCCATTCGTTGCCCTCGACACCGAATTCATGCGGGTCGACACTTTTTATCCGATTGCCGGCCTGTTGCAGATTGGCGATGGTGTACGCGCTTACCTGATTGACCCGCTGACCATCGACAACTGGCAGCCGCTGGCCGCGTTGCTGGAAAACCCGGCTGTGGTCAAAGTGGTGCATGCCTGCAGCGAAGACCTCGAAGTCCTGTTGCGCCTGACGGGCAGCCTGCCGGCCCCGCTGTTCGACACGCAACTGGCGGCCGCCTACCTGAACCTGGGTTTCTCGATGGGGTACTCGCGACTGGTGCAGGAAGTGCTCGGCATCGACCTGCCCAAGGGCGAGACCCGTTCCGACTGGCTGCAACGTCCGTTGTCCGAAACCCAGATCAGCTACGCCGCCGAAGATGCCTTGCACCTGGCAGAAGTTTTCGTACGCCTGCGTCCGAAACTGTCTGACGACAAATACGCCTGGGTGCTGGACGACGGTGCCGAACTGGTGGCCAACCTGCGCCGCGAGGTCGACCCGTACGAGGTCTATCGCGACGCCAAGCTCGCCTGGAAACTGTCCCGTGCCCAACTCGCCGTACTGCGCGAACTCTGTGCATGGCGTGAACACGAAGCCCGCGCCCGGGATTTGCCGCGCAACCGCATCGTGCGTGAGCATTCGCTGTGGCCGCTGGCACGCACGCAACCGGACAACCTCGGCGCGCTGTCAAAAATCGAAGACATGCACCCGCGTACCGTGCGTCAGGACGGCGAGTTTTTGCTTGATCTGATCAAGCGCTCTGGCAGTGTGTCCCCGGATCAATGGCCTCCCGCCGTGCCGGAGCCGTTGCCGGTGGATGCCGCTGTGCTGGTCAAACAACTGCGTGCCATCGGCCAGGCCGAAGCTGAACGCTTGAACATCGCGCCGGAACTGATGCTGCGCAAGAAAACCCTGGAAGCGCTGCTCAAGAGCGGCTACCCCAATGGTCCCTACCAATTGCCTGATTCGCTGCGTGGCTGGCGCCGCGAATTGATGGGCCAGGCGCTGCTCGACAGCCTGGCCGCCGCCGGAGAACAGCCTTGAAACGTATTTGCTCCATTTATCGCAGCTCGAAGAAAAGCGAGATGTACCTCTATGTGCTCAAAAGTGATGCACTGGAGCGCGTGCCCGATCCGCTGATGGCCGCTTTCGGCAAAGCCATCCACGCCTTCGACCTGGTGCTGAGCCCGGAGCGCAAGCTCTCGCGCGAGGACATCGAAGTGGTGCTGGAAAACCTCGACAAGCAGGGCTATCACCTGCAAATGCCACCGGCCGAGGACGAGTACATCGAACATTTGCCCGAAGAGCTGCTGCGACGCAACGATCCGATGTGATCGGCAGACAGGCTCTATTCAGGGCCTATATGAAAGACTGGACGATTTTGGCGATGGCCGCGAGCAGGGAAATGCTCCCTCGGCGGCCTTGTGCACTGTTTTTGAAAGGTTTGAACCATGCGCGTTCTGATTGCTGAACACGACCACCCTGTGTACGCCCAACTGTTGCGCCAAGCGGCCCCCGAACTTGACGTGCTGACCAGCGGCGACTCTGCCGAACTGGCCCGCCACGCCGCCGATTGCCCGATCTGGCTCGGCCAGCCGGACCTGCTGGCGACCCTGCTGCGTCAGGGCCACCAACCGCAATGGCTGCAATCGACCTGGGCCGGCATCACGCCACTGCTGGCCGACGGCTTGCGTCGCGACTATCGCCTGACCCGTGCGGTGGGGATTTTTGGCCAGGTCATGGCCGAATACGTGCTGACCTACATGCTCGGCCATGAGCGCGAAGTACTGGCGCGGCTGGTCAGCCAGGTCGAGCGCAAATGGGACAATCGCCTGGGCCAGAGCCTGGCAGGGCGCAAGGTCTTGATCGTCGGCACTGGCGACATCGGCCAGACCGTGGCGCAGTTTCTGCTGCCATTCGGTGTGGAGCTGTATGGCATCGCCAGCACGGCCCGGGAGCAGGCGCCATTTGTCGAAGTCGCTGCGCTCGCGGACCTGCCACGATTGGTCGGCGAAGTGGATTACGTGATCAATCTGCTGCCCAATACCCCCGATACCCACGACTTGTACGACGCGGCGCTGTTCAAGCAATTCAAGTCGACCGGGTTGTTCATCAACGTCGGGCGTGGCGTGGCAGTGGTCGATGCGGATCTGGTGGAGGCCTTGAAGGAAGGCCATCTGGCGGGTGCGGTCATCGACGTCTGCCGCCAGGAGCCGCTGCCGCAGCGGCATCCGTTCTGGACGGCCTGGGGCTTGTTGCTGACCGGCCACAGTTCGGCGCCGACTTCGCCATCGATGATGGTGAATCTGTTTGTCGAAAACCTGCGGGCTTATCAGGCGGGTGAAGCGTTGCGCGGGGAAGTGGATTTCAATCGCGGGTATTGAAATCACGACGACTTCAATAGTGTGCAAAACCTGTGGGAGCGAGCCTGCTCGCGAAAGCGGTCTGCCAGTCAACAACGATGTTGAGTCTGACGGCCCCTTCGCGAGCAGGCTCGCTCCCACAGTTGGTTTTGCAGTGTGGCTTAGAGGGTGAAGTCGCCTTCAGCCGCCAACTCGCTCAACGGACGACGCGGGCTTGGCGCTTCACGGGCTTGCAGGTACTCGGCCAGGGTCGTTTTGTCGCCCAGTTTGCCGACTGCCACTGCGGCGTGCAGCGCATAGCCTTCGGGGATGTTCAGCTCTTTGCGGGTCAGTTCCTGATCGAAACCGGCCATGCCGTGGGTGTGCCAGCCGCTGATGCTGGCTTGCAACGCCAGGTGTCCCCAGGCCGAACCCGTGTCGAAGGTGTGCCACAGGGCCGGGGTTTCTTCGGTCGCGCCAGGCACCGCGAACGTGGTTTTTGAAATCACGATCACCAGCGCCGACGCGTGTTGCGCCCAGCCACGGTTGAATTCATTGAGCAGGCCCAGGAAACGCTCCCAGTTTGGCGTGTCACGACGTGCGTAGAGAAAACGCCACGGCTGCGAGTTGTAGGCCGAGGGCGCCCAGCGGGCTGCTTCGAAAAAGCTCAGCAGGGTCGCTTCCGGGATGGCTTCGCCGGTAAAGGCGCGGGGCGACCAGCGATCAGTGAACTGCGGGTGAATGGCGTAATCGGTAACGCGTGGGTTAGCGCTCATCTGAAAATTCCTGGCCAGCTGGATGTGAGGGACGACGCAAAACCCTACTGGGCCGCGCGATAACTGACAAGTGAAGTTCTACCGACAGTCGCCAATGCTTGGCCCACGGGGCTGCGCGCACTAGACTGGCGGCCTTTTCACCACCTGATGTTGATGCTTGAGCCATGGTCGCCAAAGTCGAACCGTTCTGGATACGCAAAACCCTCGATCAACTCGATCAAGAGGAATGGGAGTCGCTGTGCGATGGCTGCGGCCTGTGCTGCCTGCAAAAGCTCGAAGATGAAGACGACAACAGCGTCTATTACACGCGCATCGCCTGCAAACTGCTGGACCTGAAAACCTGTCAGTGCACCAATTACCCCAACCGCCGCGACTTCGTCCCCGATTGCATCCAGCTCACGCCGGGCAAGGCCGACGAGTTCAAATGGCTGCCGCCGACGTGCGGTTACCGGCTGGTCAGCGAAGGCAAGGATCTGCCGTTGTGGCATCACCTGGTGTGCGGAGATCGCGACGCGGTGCACCACGAACGCATTTCCCAGTCCGGGCGCATGCTGGCCGAGGGCAGCGTGTCTGAGGATGAGTGGGAAGATCACCTGATTTTTCGCGCCGGTTAATTTTCAGTGTACATGCAGTTTTGATGCAAACGAGACCCCTGTGGCGAGCGAGCTTGCTCGCGCTGGGCTGCGTAGCAGGCCCAAAAAAAGTCACCAGTACCCATGTTGTGAGTGCTGTGCACTCAAGCGCGAGCAAGCTCGCTCGCCACAGTTAATGAGTCACAAAGGAGTGTGTATGACGGTGGGATTGCGGCTGGCGTTGGCTGTCGGGCTGTTGGCTCTGGGGTTGCCCGTGTGGGCGGCGAAGAAGGTCGATCTGGATTATCACGTGCGCCTGTTGCCGCAAAGCGATCAGGCCGAAGTGCGCCTGACGCTGGCTCAGGGCTCGGCGGTGCGCAGTCTGGATTTCGACCTTGGCGACGGCAGCCGCTACAGCGACTTCAAGGCCGACGGCCAATGGCAACTCACGCCGGGCGTCGGCGCTCGTGGCATCTGGCGCCCAGCTGCCGACAAGGCCAGCCTCA from the Pseudomonas sp. N3-W genome contains:
- the rnd gene encoding ribonuclease D → MAIDIHWIRDNDSLGQFCAEWQQLPFVALDTEFMRVDTFYPIAGLLQIGDGVRAYLIDPLTIDNWQPLAALLENPAVVKVVHACSEDLEVLLRLTGSLPAPLFDTQLAAAYLNLGFSMGYSRLVQEVLGIDLPKGETRSDWLQRPLSETQISYAAEDALHLAEVFVRLRPKLSDDKYAWVLDDGAELVANLRREVDPYEVYRDAKLAWKLSRAQLAVLRELCAWREHEARARDLPRNRIVREHSLWPLARTQPDNLGALSKIEDMHPRTVRQDGEFLLDLIKRSGSVSPDQWPPAVPEPLPVDAAVLVKQLRAIGQAEAERLNIAPELMLRKKTLEALLKSGYPNGPYQLPDSLRGWRRELMGQALLDSLAAAGEQP
- a CDS encoding YcgL domain-containing protein, whose product is MKRICSIYRSSKKSEMYLYVLKSDALERVPDPLMAAFGKAIHAFDLVLSPERKLSREDIEVVLENLDKQGYHLQMPPAEDEYIEHLPEELLRRNDPM
- a CDS encoding D-2-hydroxyacid dehydrogenase, giving the protein MRVLIAEHDHPVYAQLLRQAAPELDVLTSGDSAELARHAADCPIWLGQPDLLATLLRQGHQPQWLQSTWAGITPLLADGLRRDYRLTRAVGIFGQVMAEYVLTYMLGHEREVLARLVSQVERKWDNRLGQSLAGRKVLIVGTGDIGQTVAQFLLPFGVELYGIASTAREQAPFVEVAALADLPRLVGEVDYVINLLPNTPDTHDLYDAALFKQFKSTGLFINVGRGVAVVDADLVEALKEGHLAGAVIDVCRQEPLPQRHPFWTAWGLLLTGHSSAPTSPSMMVNLFVENLRAYQAGEALRGEVDFNRGY
- a CDS encoding nitroreductase family protein, giving the protein MSANPRVTDYAIHPQFTDRWSPRAFTGEAIPEATLLSFFEAARWAPSAYNSQPWRFLYARRDTPNWERFLGLLNEFNRGWAQHASALVIVISKTTFAVPGATEETPALWHTFDTGSAWGHLALQASISGWHTHGMAGFDQELTRKELNIPEGYALHAAVAVGKLGDKTTLAEYLQAREAPSPRRPLSELAAEGDFTL
- a CDS encoding YcgN family cysteine cluster protein, with translation MVAKVEPFWIRKTLDQLDQEEWESLCDGCGLCCLQKLEDEDDNSVYYTRIACKLLDLKTCQCTNYPNRRDFVPDCIQLTPGKADEFKWLPPTCGYRLVSEGKDLPLWHHLVCGDRDAVHHERISQSGRMLAEGSVSEDEWEDHLIFRAG